The following proteins are encoded in a genomic region of Pseudoxanthomonas suwonensis 11-1:
- the glk gene encoding glucokinase, translating into MSDLFLIADIGGTNARFALADTSAQTPLLEDSVREFAVAEFPSLAEAARHYLDQAQASARCGVFAVAGRVDGDEARITNHPWVISRPRTREMLGFDQVYLINDFAAQAMAISLYRAEDVVPIGGVPWTPAPAGEPRTYAVLGPGTGLGVGGLVVRDGRCYPLETEGGHVSFPPGTPEEIRILEILSAQFGRVSNERLICGPGLVNIHRALCEIAGHDPGLLEPKDVTARAAAGDPLCMRAVDVFCAVFGAISGDLVLTIGAWDGVFLTGGLVPKMLDSLRHSGFRQRFEYKGRFSPTMARVPSLAVLHPQAGLLGAAAYAVDLVRREASA; encoded by the coding sequence ATGTCCGACCTGTTCCTGATCGCCGACATCGGCGGCACCAACGCGCGCTTCGCGCTGGCCGACACCAGCGCGCAGACGCCGCTGCTCGAGGACAGCGTGCGCGAGTTCGCCGTCGCCGAGTTCCCGTCGCTGGCCGAGGCCGCGCGCCACTACCTCGACCAGGCCCAGGCCAGCGCCCGCTGCGGCGTGTTCGCCGTGGCCGGCCGCGTGGACGGCGACGAGGCGCGCATCACCAACCATCCGTGGGTGATCTCGCGTCCTCGCACCCGCGAGATGCTGGGCTTCGACCAGGTCTACCTGATCAACGACTTCGCCGCCCAGGCCATGGCCATCAGCCTGTACCGGGCCGAGGACGTGGTGCCGATCGGCGGCGTGCCCTGGACCCCGGCGCCCGCCGGCGAGCCGCGCACCTATGCCGTGCTCGGCCCGGGTACCGGCCTGGGCGTGGGCGGCCTGGTGGTGCGTGACGGCCGCTGCTATCCGCTGGAGACCGAGGGCGGCCACGTCAGCTTCCCGCCCGGCACGCCGGAGGAGATCCGCATCCTGGAGATCCTGTCGGCGCAGTTCGGCCGCGTCTCCAACGAGCGCCTGATCTGCGGCCCGGGCCTGGTGAACATCCACCGCGCCCTGTGCGAGATCGCCGGCCACGACCCCGGCCTGCTCGAGCCCAAGGACGTCACCGCCCGCGCCGCCGCCGGCGATCCGCTGTGCATGCGCGCGGTCGACGTGTTCTGCGCGGTGTTCGGCGCGATCTCCGGCGACCTGGTGCTGACCATCGGTGCCTGGGACGGCGTGTTCCTCACCGGCGGCCTGGTACCGAAGATGCTGGATTCGCTGCGCCACTCCGGCTTCCGCCAGCGCTTCGAGTACAAGGGCCGCTTCTCGCCGACCATGGCGCGGGTGCCCTCGCTCGCCGTGCTGCATCCGCAGGCCGGGCTGCTCGGCGCGGCCGCCTACGCGGTGGACCTGGTCCGCCGGGAGGCGTCGGCGTGA
- the pgl gene encoding 6-phosphogluconolactonase, with translation MIVDPRIEWLEHASVEAWGEAIAADLQAAIEANLAASGSARALLSGGTTPAPAYSRLAQAPLDWSKVSVGLVDDRFVPADHPASNTKLIRESLLERAAGLHFEPLVREGLSAAACVEAANRDSAGGQDPCVAVLGMGNDGHTASLFPGSVDLDAALASQDDYAVLDATGCPVAAEWTTRITLTRAGLARCRQHLLLLRGEAKREVLERALAGDDVREMPIRAVLGLSASPLRVHWCA, from the coding sequence GTGATCGTCGATCCGCGCATCGAGTGGCTCGAGCATGCCAGCGTCGAGGCCTGGGGCGAGGCCATCGCGGCCGATCTCCAGGCCGCGATCGAAGCCAACCTGGCAGCCAGCGGCAGCGCCCGCGCCCTGCTCTCCGGCGGCACCACCCCGGCGCCGGCCTACAGCCGCCTGGCGCAGGCGCCGCTGGACTGGTCGAAGGTGAGCGTCGGCCTGGTCGACGACCGCTTCGTGCCCGCCGACCATCCGGCCAGCAACACCAAGCTGATCCGCGAGAGCCTGCTGGAACGCGCCGCGGGCCTGCATTTCGAGCCGCTGGTGCGTGAAGGCCTGTCGGCCGCCGCCTGCGTCGAGGCCGCCAACCGCGATTCGGCCGGTGGGCAGGATCCCTGCGTGGCGGTGCTGGGCATGGGCAACGACGGCCATACCGCCTCGCTGTTCCCCGGCTCGGTCGACCTCGACGCCGCGCTGGCCTCGCAGGACGACTACGCCGTGCTCGACGCCACCGGCTGCCCGGTCGCGGCCGAATGGACCACGCGCATCACCCTCACCCGCGCCGGCCTGGCCCGCTGCCGCCAGCACCTGCTGCTGCTGCGCGGCGAGGCCAAGCGCGAGGTGCTGGAGCGCGCCCTGGCCGGCGACGACGTGCGTGAAATGCCGATCCGCGCGGTGCTGGGCCTGAGCGCCAGCCCACTGCGCGTCCACTGGTGCGCTTGA
- a CDS encoding discoidin domain-containing protein, whose translation MLLSAAAGPAVAAPQLLDGFEDPAPWRVVVSDQVSGSIRRVEGVQGGALCLDYDFNGVSGYAGIQRDLPLEYPENYRFSFRMRGDSPANDLQFKLVDASGDNVWWVNRPRYGFPTGWTEVRYRTRHIDKAWGPDPDKVLRRSQKLEFTIYNNAGGRGSVCFDELSLEPLPAEPDAPPAAVAVEASAAPGSASRVIDGDSATVWKASGRQGLVLDLGQEREFGGLVLRWADARQRPQRYVVELEGADGQWRPVRAVEQGRGASDWLSLPESEARRIALRLEGGRYALAEAQVQPLGFSAHPNDFIKALAQELPRGWLPRGFSGEQPYWTIIGVDGGHQQGLVGEDGAVELSRGGFSIEPFVLDGDRLVSWADVKPVQRLPGQGLPMPEVEWTAAGGADAPALQVSAFAHGSAGDSRVVARYRLRNPHPRSREYVLALAVRPLQVNPPAQFLNTIGGVSPIRSLAIDGGTVTVDGRPRIFATQSPDQAFATPFDAGLDVQRLASGDIPEDTAVEDPTGLASGMLLYRWRLAPGEEREVALVAPLDGETAPQPGFDAARAAEETTARWQELLGQVELQLPEQGRDFAATVRTALAHMLVSRVGPSLQPGTRSYSRSWIRDGAMISEGLLRLGRPEVVRQYLEWYAPYQFENGKVPCCVDARGSDPVPENDSHGELIFNIAEYWRFTGDREFLERMWPHVRGAFDYMERLRASERTEENRRRDPAFYGMMPVSISHEGYSAKPMHSYWDNFWALRGYKDAVEVAQALGLREEARRMAAARDQFRADLAASLRAATARHGIDYLPGAAELGDFDPTSTTIALAPGGEQDWLPRDLLENTFERYWQHFTDRRDGRREWKDYTPYEWRNVAAFVRLGWRDRAWQATDYFFADRAPQAWNQWAEVVSSTPRKPFFVGDLPHAWVASDFVRSALDMFAYRRERDDSLVLAAGVPLDWLEGEGIRVRGLHTAHGRIGYALRRADGQLQLDVADDAGLPPGGLVLQWPYEGQPGATTVDGRAAKWSNGELRISRPGAKVRVEVRNP comes from the coding sequence CTGCTTCTTTCCGCCGCTGCGGGCCCGGCAGTCGCAGCCCCCCAGCTGCTGGACGGCTTCGAGGATCCGGCGCCATGGCGGGTGGTCGTCTCCGACCAGGTCAGCGGTTCGATCCGCCGGGTCGAGGGCGTGCAGGGCGGGGCGCTGTGCCTGGACTACGACTTCAACGGTGTGTCCGGCTACGCAGGCATCCAGCGCGACCTGCCGCTGGAGTACCCGGAGAACTACCGTTTCTCCTTCCGCATGCGCGGCGACTCGCCGGCCAACGACCTGCAGTTCAAGCTGGTCGACGCCAGCGGCGACAACGTGTGGTGGGTGAACCGCCCGCGTTACGGGTTCCCCACCGGGTGGACCGAGGTGCGCTACCGCACCCGGCATATCGACAAGGCCTGGGGGCCGGACCCCGACAAGGTCCTGCGCCGCAGCCAGAAGCTCGAGTTCACCATCTACAACAATGCCGGCGGGCGCGGCAGCGTGTGCTTCGACGAGCTCTCGCTGGAGCCGCTGCCGGCGGAGCCCGATGCGCCCCCGGCCGCGGTGGCGGTCGAGGCCAGCGCGGCGCCAGGCAGCGCATCCCGCGTCATCGACGGCGACAGCGCCACGGTGTGGAAGGCCAGTGGCCGCCAGGGCTTGGTGCTGGACCTGGGCCAGGAGCGCGAGTTCGGTGGCCTGGTCCTGCGCTGGGCCGATGCCCGCCAGCGTCCGCAGCGCTACGTGGTGGAGCTGGAAGGTGCCGATGGCCAGTGGCGCCCGGTGCGCGCGGTCGAGCAGGGTCGCGGCGCCAGCGACTGGCTTTCCCTGCCCGAATCGGAAGCGCGCCGCATCGCACTGCGCCTTGAAGGCGGACGCTACGCGCTGGCCGAGGCGCAGGTGCAGCCGCTCGGCTTCTCGGCGCATCCCAACGATTTCATCAAGGCGCTGGCGCAGGAGCTGCCCCGTGGCTGGCTGCCCCGTGGCTTCAGCGGCGAGCAGCCGTACTGGACCATCATCGGCGTCGACGGCGGCCACCAGCAGGGCCTGGTCGGCGAGGATGGCGCGGTCGAGCTGTCGCGGGGCGGCTTCAGCATCGAGCCCTTCGTGCTCGATGGCGATCGCCTGGTCAGCTGGGCCGATGTGAAGCCCGTCCAGCGCCTGCCCGGCCAGGGCCTGCCGATGCCGGAGGTGGAGTGGACCGCGGCCGGTGGCGCGGATGCGCCCGCGTTGCAGGTTTCCGCTTTCGCCCACGGCAGCGCCGGGGATTCGCGCGTGGTCGCGCGCTACCGCCTGCGCAATCCGCATCCACGGTCGCGCGAGTACGTGCTGGCCTTGGCAGTGCGGCCCCTGCAGGTCAATCCGCCGGCGCAGTTCCTCAACACCATCGGCGGGGTCAGCCCGATCCGCTCGCTGGCGATCGACGGTGGCACGGTCACGGTGGACGGCAGGCCGCGGATCTTCGCGACGCAGTCGCCGGACCAGGCATTCGCCACGCCGTTCGATGCGGGGCTGGACGTGCAGCGCCTGGCCTCGGGCGATATCCCGGAGGACACCGCGGTCGAGGATCCGACCGGCCTGGCCTCGGGCATGCTCCTGTACCGCTGGCGGCTGGCACCCGGCGAGGAACGCGAGGTGGCGCTGGTCGCGCCGCTGGATGGCGAGACCGCGCCCCAGCCCGGCTTCGACGCCGCGCGTGCCGCGGAGGAAACCACGGCGCGCTGGCAGGAGCTGCTGGGCCAGGTGGAGCTGCAGCTGCCGGAGCAGGGCCGCGACTTCGCCGCGACCGTTCGCACCGCGCTGGCGCACATGCTGGTCTCGCGCGTCGGCCCCAGCCTGCAGCCGGGCACGCGCTCGTACTCGCGCAGCTGGATCCGCGACGGGGCGATGATTTCCGAAGGCCTGCTGCGCCTGGGGCGGCCGGAGGTCGTGCGCCAGTACCTGGAGTGGTACGCGCCCTACCAGTTCGAGAACGGCAAGGTGCCGTGCTGCGTCGATGCCCGCGGCAGCGATCCGGTCCCTGAGAACGACAGCCACGGCGAGCTGATATTCAACATCGCCGAGTACTGGCGCTTCACCGGCGACCGCGAATTCCTGGAGCGCATGTGGCCGCATGTGCGCGGCGCGTTCGACTACATGGAGCGGCTGCGGGCCAGCGAGCGCACCGAGGAGAACCGCCGGCGCGACCCGGCCTTCTACGGGATGATGCCGGTGTCGATCAGCCACGAGGGCTATTCGGCGAAGCCGATGCATTCGTACTGGGACAACTTCTGGGCGCTGCGCGGCTACAAGGACGCGGTGGAAGTGGCCCAGGCGCTGGGCCTGCGCGAGGAGGCGCGCCGCATGGCGGCCGCGCGCGACCAGTTCCGCGCCGACCTCGCTGCATCGCTGCGTGCCGCCACCGCCCGCCACGGCATCGACTACCTGCCGGGCGCCGCGGAGCTGGGCGACTTCGATCCCACCTCGACCACCATCGCCCTGGCCCCGGGCGGCGAGCAGGACTGGCTGCCGCGCGACCTGCTGGAAAACACCTTCGAGCGTTACTGGCAGCACTTCACCGACCGCCGCGACGGCCGCCGCGAGTGGAAGGACTACACGCCCTACGAGTGGCGCAACGTGGCCGCGTTCGTGCGCCTGGGCTGGCGCGACCGCGCGTGGCAGGCGACCGACTACTTCTTCGCCGACCGCGCGCCGCAGGCCTGGAACCAGTGGGCCGAGGTGGTGTCGTCCACGCCACGCAAGCCGTTCTTCGTCGGCGACCTGCCGCATGCCTGGGTGGCATCGGACTTCGTGCGTTCGGCGCTGGACATGTTCGCCTACCGCCGCGAGCGCGACGACAGCCTGGTGCTGGCGGCCGGCGTTCCGCTGGATTGGCTGGAAGGCGAGGGCATCCGCGTCCGTGGCCTGCATACCGCGCATGGTCGCATTGGTTACGCGCTGCGCCGCGCGGACGGGCAGCTGCAGCTGGACGTGGCCGATGACGCCGGCCTGCCGCCGGGCGGACTGGTGCTGCAGTGGCCATACGAAGGGCAGCCAGGCGCGACGACGGTCGATGGCCGGGCGGCGAAGTGGTCGAACGGCGAGTTGCGGATCAGCCGGCCGGGCGCGAAGGTGCGGGTCGAGGTCCGCAACCCGTAA
- the edd gene encoding phosphogluconate dehydratase, with amino-acid sequence MSLHPKIEAVTERIRQRSAPSRAAYLAGIDEAVRNGPNRTPLSCANLAHVFAACGEHDKARLRGGATPNLGIITAYNDMLSAHQPYEHYPERIRALARELGATAQVAGGVPAMCDGVTQGRGGMELSLFSRDVIAQATAIGLSHDAFDAALYLGICDKIVPGLLIGALAFGHLPALFVPAGPMPPGIPNKKKAEVRERYAAGEATREELLEVESQSYHSAGTCTFYGTANSNQVLLEAMGVQLPGSSFINPGTPLRKALDDEAVRRVLQMTALGDDYRPLGRLIDERAIVNAIVALMATGGSTNHTIHWIAVARAAGVVLTWDDMDQISQVVPLLARVYPNGEADVNRFQAAGGVPFVFRELLDAGLMHDLTTVVPEGMRAFTREPRLEDGQLASVPSATVSADESVVRTVAAPFEAQGGLRLLRGNIGRGLIKLSAVKPEHRYVEAQAVVVDAPQKLNKLHAAGVLPRDFVAVVTYQGPQANGMPELHSLAPLLGMLQNQGRKVALVTDGRLSGASGKIPAAIHVTPEAARGGPIGKVRDGDIVRLDSEAGVLEVLVDADEWNAREVAANTTRPAHDLGRNLFAFNRANVGPADQGAVSISCGPPAHDGSAWDYDAEYELGGEAGAALAPHAEKDN; translated from the coding sequence ATGAGCCTGCATCCCAAGATCGAAGCCGTCACCGAGCGCATCCGCCAGCGCAGCGCCCCTTCGCGTGCCGCCTACCTGGCCGGCATCGACGAGGCGGTCCGCAACGGTCCCAACCGCACCCCGCTGAGCTGCGCCAACCTGGCGCACGTGTTCGCCGCCTGCGGCGAACACGACAAGGCCCGCCTGCGCGGCGGCGCCACGCCGAACCTGGGCATCATCACCGCCTACAACGACATGCTCTCGGCGCACCAGCCGTACGAGCACTACCCGGAGCGGATCCGCGCCCTGGCCCGCGAGCTGGGCGCCACCGCGCAGGTCGCCGGCGGCGTGCCGGCGATGTGCGACGGCGTCACCCAGGGCCGCGGCGGCATGGAGCTGTCGCTGTTCTCCCGCGACGTGATCGCCCAGGCCACCGCCATCGGCCTCAGCCACGACGCCTTCGACGCGGCCCTGTACCTGGGCATCTGCGACAAGATCGTGCCGGGCCTGCTGATCGGCGCGCTGGCCTTCGGCCACCTGCCGGCGCTGTTCGTGCCGGCCGGCCCGATGCCGCCCGGCATCCCCAACAAGAAGAAGGCCGAGGTTCGCGAGCGCTACGCCGCCGGCGAGGCCACCCGCGAGGAGCTGCTGGAGGTCGAGTCGCAGTCCTACCACTCGGCCGGCACCTGCACCTTCTACGGCACCGCCAATTCCAACCAGGTGCTGCTGGAGGCCATGGGCGTGCAGCTGCCGGGCAGCTCGTTCATCAACCCGGGCACCCCGCTGCGCAAGGCCCTGGACGACGAGGCCGTGCGCCGCGTGCTGCAGATGACCGCGCTGGGCGACGACTACCGGCCGCTGGGCCGGCTGATCGACGAGCGCGCCATCGTCAACGCGATCGTCGCGCTGATGGCCACCGGCGGCTCGACCAACCACACCATCCACTGGATCGCGGTGGCGCGCGCCGCCGGCGTCGTCCTGACCTGGGACGACATGGACCAGATCTCGCAGGTGGTGCCGCTGCTGGCCCGCGTGTACCCCAACGGCGAGGCCGACGTGAACCGCTTCCAGGCGGCCGGCGGCGTGCCCTTCGTGTTCCGCGAGCTGCTGGACGCGGGGCTGATGCACGACCTCACCACCGTGGTGCCGGAAGGCATGCGCGCCTTCACCCGCGAGCCGCGCCTGGAGGACGGGCAGCTGGCCTCGGTGCCGTCGGCCACGGTGTCGGCCGACGAGAGCGTGGTGCGCACCGTCGCCGCCCCGTTCGAGGCCCAGGGCGGCCTGCGGCTGCTCCGCGGCAACATCGGCCGCGGCCTGATCAAGCTGTCGGCGGTCAAGCCGGAGCATCGCTACGTCGAGGCGCAGGCGGTGGTGGTGGACGCGCCGCAGAAGCTCAACAAGCTGCACGCCGCCGGCGTGCTGCCGCGCGACTTCGTCGCCGTGGTGACCTACCAGGGCCCGCAGGCCAACGGCATGCCGGAACTGCACTCGCTGGCACCGCTGCTGGGCATGCTGCAGAACCAGGGCCGCAAGGTGGCGCTGGTCACCGACGGCCGCCTGTCCGGCGCCTCCGGCAAGATCCCGGCGGCGATCCACGTCACCCCGGAAGCCGCGCGTGGCGGCCCGATCGGCAAGGTCCGCGACGGCGACATCGTGCGCCTGGACAGCGAGGCCGGCGTGCTCGAAGTACTGGTCGACGCAGATGAGTGGAACGCGCGCGAGGTCGCGGCCAACACCACCCGTCCGGCGCACGACCTCGGCCGCAACCTGTTCGCGTTCAACCGCGCCAACGTCGGCCCGGCCGACCAGGGTGCGGTGTCGATCTCCTGTGGTCCGCCGGCGCACGACGGCTCTGCCTGGGACTACGACGCCGAGTACGAGCTCGGCGGCGAGGCCGGGGCGGCGCTGGCACCGCACGCCGAGAAGGACAACTGA
- a CDS encoding ABC transporter ATP-binding protein, with product MADVQLEQVRKVYGNGQVAVHEASFTIGDGELVVLVGPSGCGKSTLLRMVAGLEEITSGTLRIGGRVVNDIAPRDRDIAMVFQSYALYPHMTVAENLAFGLKLRGAPRGEVERRVSSAAGMLGLEGMLDKRPAELSGGQRQRVALGRALVREPEVFLLDEPLSNLDAKLRHSTRTEIARLHQRLGTTMVYVTHDQVEAMTLGQRIVVLEGGRVQQIDTPMALYDRPANLFVAGFLGSPAMNVLRGRLRAGDGLQLETVQGSRVPLPGVSVPDPWLERELVLGIRPEHLLPVDEGGLEARVEVVEAVGSEAYLHLDFAGQPLVSRLPPTDLPAPGDLIRLRPDPARVHFFDAGSGLRLQP from the coding sequence ATGGCGGACGTCCAGCTGGAGCAGGTGCGCAAGGTCTATGGCAACGGCCAGGTCGCCGTGCACGAGGCCTCGTTCACGATCGGCGACGGCGAGCTGGTGGTGCTGGTCGGGCCTTCGGGCTGTGGCAAGTCGACCCTGTTGCGTATGGTCGCCGGGCTGGAGGAGATCACCTCCGGCACCCTGCGCATCGGCGGCCGGGTGGTGAACGACATCGCCCCGCGCGACCGCGACATCGCCATGGTGTTCCAGAGCTACGCGCTCTATCCGCACATGACCGTGGCCGAGAACCTGGCCTTCGGGCTCAAGCTGCGCGGCGCCCCGCGCGGCGAGGTCGAGCGGCGGGTGTCCTCGGCCGCCGGGATGCTGGGCCTGGAGGGCATGCTGGACAAGCGTCCGGCCGAACTGTCGGGCGGCCAGCGCCAGCGCGTGGCCCTGGGCCGGGCGCTGGTGCGCGAGCCGGAGGTGTTCCTGCTCGACGAGCCGCTGTCCAACCTCGACGCCAAGTTGCGCCACAGCACCCGTACCGAGATCGCCCGCCTGCACCAGCGGCTGGGCACCACCATGGTCTACGTCACCCACGACCAGGTCGAGGCCATGACCCTGGGCCAGCGCATCGTGGTGCTGGAAGGCGGCCGGGTGCAGCAGATCGACACCCCGATGGCGCTCTACGATCGCCCGGCCAACCTGTTCGTGGCCGGTTTCCTCGGCAGCCCGGCGATGAACGTGCTGCGCGGCCGGCTCCGTGCCGGCGACGGCCTGCAGCTGGAGACCGTGCAGGGCAGCCGGGTGCCGCTGCCGGGCGTATCGGTGCCCGATCCCTGGCTGGAGCGGGAGCTGGTGCTGGGCATCCGCCCCGAGCACCTGCTGCCGGTGGACGAGGGCGGCCTGGAGGCGAGGGTGGAGGTGGTCGAGGCGGTCGGCAGCGAAGCCTACCTGCACCTCGATTTCGCCGGCCAGCCGCTGGTCTCGCGGCTGCCGCCCACCGACCTGCCGGCGCCGGGTGACCTCATCCGCCTGCGCCCGGATCCCGCGCGCGTGCACTTCTTCGATGCCGGGAGCGGGCTGCGGCTGCAGCCCTGA
- a CDS encoding YgfZ/GcvT domain-containing protein has protein sequence MLALEGPDAVEFAHAQFASDVKALEIGSWQWSTWLNPKGRVIALFALLRTGAQSLRLVLPDANATLVGDTLRKFVFRRKVTLTPLAELSIAGAFASLEAGNRVLVGTEDSDEGLRLAISPGRTLRLGGAPAVESTAALAAWNVADLRAGIPRLGEAQVEQWTPQQLGLERLQAYSVSKGCYPGQEIVARTHFLGKAKRQLALLQVADAVAPGSEVVQDERAMGTVVAVAGKAPRWALAVLPLELAESPLLVDGQPVRIEPLSEVAAA, from the coding sequence GTGCTCGCGCTCGAGGGCCCCGACGCCGTCGAGTTCGCGCATGCCCAGTTCGCCAGCGACGTGAAGGCGCTCGAGATCGGCAGCTGGCAGTGGAGCACCTGGCTCAACCCGAAGGGCCGAGTCATAGCCCTGTTCGCACTGCTGCGCACCGGCGCGCAGAGCTTGAGGCTGGTGCTGCCGGATGCAAATGCGACGTTGGTCGGCGATACCCTGCGGAAGTTCGTGTTCCGTCGCAAGGTAACGCTCACACCACTGGCGGAACTGTCCATTGCCGGCGCGTTCGCATCGCTGGAGGCAGGTAACCGGGTCCTTGTCGGCACGGAAGATTCGGACGAGGGCTTGCGCCTTGCCATCAGCCCGGGACGCACGCTGCGCCTGGGCGGCGCGCCCGCGGTGGAATCCACCGCCGCTCTGGCGGCCTGGAACGTGGCCGACCTGCGCGCCGGCATCCCGCGCCTGGGCGAAGCCCAGGTCGAGCAGTGGACCCCGCAGCAGCTGGGCCTGGAGCGGCTGCAGGCCTACAGCGTCAGCAAGGGCTGCTACCCGGGCCAGGAAATCGTGGCCAGGACCCATTTCCTCGGGAAGGCCAAGCGCCAGCTGGCGCTGCTGCAGGTTGCCGACGCGGTCGCGCCCGGCAGCGAGGTGGTCCAGGACGAGCGCGCCATGGGTACCGTGGTCGCGGTCGCCGGCAAGGCGCCGCGCTGGGCGCTGGCAGTGCTGCCGCTGGAGCTGGCGGAGTCGCCATTGCTGGTCGATGGCCAGCCGGTGCGCATCGAGCCGCTGTCGGAAGTAGCCGCCGCCTGA
- the zwf gene encoding glucose-6-phosphate dehydrogenase: MHDTLLLFGATGDLAQRYLFPSLLRLMGDGLLPEGFRVRALALSPHDTDKFRGILRERFASLSHYTPTAEQVEAFLERVDYRSVDMRTPASVADAVRDLADRPCVSYLSIPPGLYMSTCEGLALGGAFAAPSRLMLEKPIGADLASAREINATIGRLIDEDRIFRIDHYLGKAAVQNLLALRFGNALLEAVWNRNYIDSVHILVSESEGVDGRNSYYARSGALRDMVQSHILQLLCLVAMEPPASLEADRIRDEKVKVLRALRPFCAKEARRHSVRGRYTAGTINGEPVQAYSPPDDSDVETFVGVTAHIDNWRWAGVPFHLCTGKRMADRSTVVTVTLKPVTHWLFERPDRSNAVPNRLTFRLQPQEDIELGLMSSLAGPEWGTLELQPLELELSSETGQNRRIAYERLFLDAFHGNHALFVRNDEVEAAWAWIDSVVDAWREDNSPLQPYPAGSWGPEDATVFLPERFDAVARPSRDGR, translated from the coding sequence ATGCATGACACCCTGCTGCTGTTCGGCGCCACCGGCGACCTGGCCCAGCGTTACCTGTTCCCCTCGCTGCTGCGCCTGATGGGCGACGGCCTGCTGCCGGAGGGCTTCCGCGTCCGTGCGCTGGCGCTGTCGCCGCACGACACGGATAAGTTCCGCGGCATCTTGCGCGAGCGCTTCGCCAGCCTGTCGCACTACACGCCGACCGCCGAGCAGGTCGAGGCCTTCCTGGAGCGGGTGGACTACCGCTCGGTCGACATGCGCACCCCGGCTTCGGTAGCCGACGCCGTGCGCGACCTGGCCGACCGCCCCTGCGTGAGCTACCTGTCGATCCCGCCGGGCCTGTACATGAGCACCTGCGAGGGCCTGGCCCTGGGCGGCGCCTTCGCCGCGCCGAGCCGGCTGATGCTGGAGAAGCCGATCGGCGCCGACCTGGCCTCGGCCCGCGAGATCAACGCGACCATCGGCCGCCTGATCGACGAGGACCGGATCTTCCGCATCGACCATTACCTGGGCAAGGCGGCGGTGCAGAACCTGCTGGCGCTGCGCTTCGGCAACGCCCTGCTGGAAGCGGTGTGGAACCGCAACTACATCGACTCGGTGCACATCCTGGTGTCCGAGAGCGAGGGCGTGGACGGCCGCAACTCCTATTACGCCCGCTCCGGCGCGCTGCGCGACATGGTCCAGAGCCACATCCTGCAGCTGCTGTGCCTGGTGGCGATGGAGCCGCCGGCCTCGCTGGAGGCCGACCGCATCCGCGACGAGAAGGTCAAGGTGCTGCGCGCCCTGCGCCCGTTCTGCGCCAAGGAGGCCCGCCGTCACAGCGTGCGCGGCCGCTACACCGCCGGGACGATCAATGGCGAGCCGGTCCAGGCCTATTCGCCGCCGGATGACAGCGATGTCGAAACCTTCGTCGGCGTCACCGCGCACATCGACAACTGGCGCTGGGCGGGGGTTCCGTTCCACCTGTGCACCGGCAAGCGCATGGCCGACCGCTCGACCGTGGTCACCGTGACCCTCAAGCCGGTCACCCACTGGTTGTTCGAGCGCCCGGACCGCAGCAACGCCGTGCCCAACCGCCTGACCTTCCGCCTGCAGCCGCAGGAGGACATCGAGCTGGGCCTGATGAGCAGCCTGGCCGGCCCGGAATGGGGCACCCTGGAACTGCAGCCGCTGGAGCTGGAGCTGTCCTCCGAGACCGGCCAGAACCGCCGCATCGCCTACGAGCGCCTGTTCCTGGACGCCTTCCACGGCAACCACGCCCTGTTCGTGCGCAACGACGAGGTCGAGGCCGCGTGGGCCTGGATCGACAGCGTGGTCGACGCCTGGCGCGAGGACAATTCGCCGCTGCAGCCCTACCCGGCAGGCAGCTGGGGCCCGGAGGACGCGACCGTGTTCCTGCCGGAACGTTTCGACGCCGTGGCGCGTCCGTCCCGCGACGGGCGGTGA
- the eda gene encoding bifunctional 4-hydroxy-2-oxoglutarate aldolase/2-dehydro-3-deoxy-phosphogluconate aldolase: protein MSIAQTQAKAEQLLRQAGILPVVTADSVDEARKLSSALLKGGLTAIELTLRTPCALDALVALKKELPGIAVGMGTVLTIEQMEKCIELGADFLVTPGTPPELADALAKAPIPAVPGGATPTEFLSLMARGFRVCKLFPANAVGGLAMLKGLAGPMGELKICPTGGISEDTAAEYLAQPNVVCIGGSWMVPKPWLKAGEWDKVEASAAKAAGIVAAARAG, encoded by the coding sequence ATGAGCATCGCCCAGACCCAGGCCAAGGCCGAACAGCTGCTGCGCCAGGCCGGAATCCTGCCGGTGGTCACCGCCGACAGCGTCGACGAGGCGCGCAAGCTCTCCTCCGCGCTGCTCAAGGGCGGCCTGACCGCGATCGAGCTGACCCTGCGCACGCCCTGCGCGCTGGATGCGCTGGTCGCGCTGAAGAAGGAACTGCCCGGCATCGCCGTCGGCATGGGCACGGTGCTGACCATCGAGCAGATGGAGAAGTGCATCGAGCTGGGCGCGGACTTCCTGGTCACCCCGGGTACGCCGCCGGAGTTGGCCGATGCGCTGGCCAAGGCTCCGATCCCGGCCGTCCCGGGCGGCGCCACCCCGACCGAGTTCCTGTCGCTGATGGCGCGGGGCTTCCGCGTGTGCAAGCTGTTCCCGGCCAACGCGGTCGGCGGCCTGGCCATGCTCAAGGGCCTGGCCGGCCCGATGGGCGAGCTGAAGATCTGCCCCACCGGCGGCATCAGCGAGGACACCGCGGCCGAGTACCTGGCCCAGCCGAACGTGGTCTGCATCGGCGGCTCGTGGATGGTGCCCAAGCCCTGGCTCAAGGCCGGCGAGTGGGACAAGGTCGAGGCCAGCGCGGCCAAGGCCGCCGGGATCGTGGCGGCGGCACGCGCGGGCTGA